The following proteins come from a genomic window of Alnus glutinosa chromosome 10, dhAlnGlut1.1, whole genome shotgun sequence:
- the LOC133880649 gene encoding uncharacterized protein LOC133880649: protein MPQELMLERSRVSPMNVMCRLCFFAENEGSEKARRMLPCKKCGKKYHRSWLKSWAQHRDLFHWSSWVCPSCRICEVCLKTGDPNKFMFCKRCDGAHHCYCQQPSHKNVSSGPYLCPKHTRCHSCASTVPGNGSSVRWFLGYTCCDACGRLFVKGNYCPVCLKV, encoded by the exons ATGCCTCAGGAGCTCATGTTGGAGAGAAGCAGGGTCAGTCCAATGAATGTAATGTGCCGGTTGTGCTTTTTTGCTGAAAACGAAGGCAGTGAGAAAGCAAGAAGGATGCTTCCATGCAAGAAGTGTGGCAAGAAGTACCACAGGAGCTGGTTGAAATCTTGGGCTCAACATAGAG ATTTATTCCACTGGAGTTCATGGGTCTGCCCATCTTGTCGGATTTGTGAG GTTTGCCTAAAAACTGGAGACCCGAATAAATTTATGTTCTGTAAAAGATGCGATGGTGCTCACCATTGTTACTGCCAGCAGCCTTCTCACAAG AATGTCAGTTCTGGACCTTATTTGTGCCCAAAACATACAAGGTGTCACAGCTGTGCCTCCACTGTCCCTGGAAATGGCTCAAGTGTGAG GTGGTTTCTGGGTTACACTTGCTGTGATGCATGTGGAAGATTGTTTGTAAAGGGGAATTATTGCCCTGTTTGTTTGAAGGTATAA
- the LOC133879680 gene encoding uncharacterized protein LOC133879680: MESIKDLISLAMRKMDEAQQDTRRAYELMNQLETAKENSNSVPKYTSALAQGDLQGIFQDTESPVGERKTNFEGSKTTKQDLNLKDMKVEEIPKNTNKQEFIPQDFMQVLHLSSHPDWIDPSFRPKTSLLRNKEKKVVEENIKQLPQEAQDKILTLANQNVFEEAFLKWSKFVTTNDIIKDHLDSEWFISDDGGNHSRAALLQGSPPDIASALFENGLVSVIYPEKDLSELRYMPDIIKSAARSFIRGTGYGEIYIRFYSTIPEWDKEVNIHYPSYHLAWIGVRSENYGKPLINQKREFSSDKALSGLSKRRAKDFCLIKEVISGILENDKKIWLYGANERIIVISNSKKHTSEASKIKLREFISSITDNKIQATEVTHSYLCEFLSHKGNHACEYCLATSPDNGSRASNNWGPEGTLNLMDD, encoded by the coding sequence ATGGAGTCAATCAAAGATCTCATCTCTCTCGCTATGCGAAAGATGGATGAAGCACAGCAAGATACTAGAAGAGCCTACGAGCTCATGAATCAGCTGGAAACAGcaaaagaaaatagtaattcGGTACCAAAATATACGAGCGCGTTAGCTCAAGGTGATCTCCAAGGTATCTTTCAAGATACTGAGTCACCCGTTGGGGAACGTAAAACCAACTTCGAAGGAAGTAAAACTACAAAGCAGGATTTAAATCTGAAAGATATGAAAGTGGAAGAAATTCCCAAGAATACAAATAAGCAGGAATTTATTCCTCAAGATTTTATGCAGGTGTTGCACCTCTCTAGTCACCCGGACTGGATTGACCCGAGTTTTCGTCCCAAAACATCTCTTCTCcgaaacaaagagaaaaaggtCGTGGAAGAAAACATCAAGCAGCTTCCTCAAGAAGCTCAAGACAAGATTCTGACCCTTGCAAATCAGAATGTATTCGAAGAAGCCTTCCTCAAATGGAGCAAGTTCGTTACTACAAATGATATCATTAAGGATCATCTTGATTCAGAATGGTTTATTAGTGACGATGGTGGAAATCATAGCCGAGCAGCACTTCTACAAGGCAGTCCTCCAGACATAGCCAGTGCCTTGTTCGAGAATGGTTTAGTCTCTGTTATCTACCCTGAGAAAGATCTTTCAGAACTCAGATATATGCCAGATATCATAAAATCTGCAGCACGCAGTTTTATACGAGGAACAGGTTATGGAGAAATCTATATCCGATTCTACTCAACAATTCCCGAATGGGATAAAGAAGTTAACATCCATTATCCTAGTTATCATTTAGCTTGGATTGGAGTTCGATCTGAAAATTATGGAAAACCTCTCATCAACCAAAAACGCGAATTCTCATCAGACAAGGCGTTATCAGGTTTATCCAAAAGAAGAGCAAAAGACTTTTGCCTTATAAAAGAAGTCATCTCCGGAATACTTGAGAATGACAAGAAGATATGGTTATATGGAGCAAATGAAAGGATAATCGTTATCAGCAACAGCAAGAAGCATACGTCAGAAGCCAGCAAGATCAAGCTCAGAGAATTCATTAGCTCTATTACCGACAACAAAATACAAGCCACAGAAGTCACACATTCTTATCTATGTGAGTTTCTTAGTCACAAAGGAAACCACGCATGTGAATACTGTCTGGCCACATCTCCAGATAATGGGTCCCGTGCCAGCAATAATTGGGGACCAGAAGGAACGTTGAACCTCATGGACGACTAG